A section of the Parasteatoda tepidariorum isolate YZ-2023 chromosome 6, CAS_Ptep_4.0, whole genome shotgun sequence genome encodes:
- the LOC107445585 gene encoding NADH dehydrogenase [ubiquinone] iron-sulfur protein 5 encodes MSGISPYLHSPFRTPFGDALAQLGNCQHYWRCRELELNVLDCTDVYGHKGLTKQCKEELADYYECLFGDKSLARVAAMRKERMRQYMAGERSKKNLYLETPKLDSYYKTYTKNID; translated from the exons ATGTCAGGTATCAGTCCATATTTACACTCACCATTCCGAACACCATTTGGGGATGCACTTGCTCAACTTGGCAATTGCCAACATTATTGGAGATGTCGTGAACTTGAATTAAATGTTCTTGATTGCACTGATGTATATGGTCATAAAGGATTGACAAAACAATGTAAAGAAGAATTAGCTGACTATTACGAATGCCTTTTTGGAGATAAAAGT ttggCAAGAGTTGCTGCCATGCGAAAAGAGCGTATGCGCCAGTATATGGCTGGTGAAAGATCGAAGAAAAATTTGTACTTGGAAACTCCAAAATTAgattcatattataaaacttatacaAAAAACATTGATTGA
- the LOC107445584 gene encoding DIS3-like exonuclease 2: MENIRSPKSLTKSTNSQNAGENKISCSEAKNKESGAVKKKTKAVSEVAPVEGSSPKKKSGKSRVRKKKVKSEIEEKIDLSDRSQNGLGSSSSTSEVISNFSLKMNSTDNMRNTKQSRRTSLPVELREQPQSTPNKNTPDKKPSNFRSKTPECKNFTKPGVKKPSSVRKGIKFEPYIPLFQVQQGLKRGEFIEGALRINPRNYEDAYVNSPDGKMDIYIGGMQARNRALNGDHVCVQINQKQEWRVLCDAIKDYQEKSGEIIYETIAKSKTPSPCKIHTPDKLRSRAVSSNSWDSACGERMPDTVEILGVDKLAQQFSDIALGQRPNFKSCANKSSKSKEGSSESDKNVSSYIQSQGSSEDCLDKLSPLIGQIHHDLNNGIFQGNQRDNNSSNVPENYSTFSGFPSETYPPCDMNDIGTFNLEMQSDEASKSWEGDESGFNIIVSPEDLLSIDGNSLLNHDNHSWKCNDNHDNSDSEIGGIIVPPGELSGDEFTDSASVDSTHSQTLDQVIEDAAFLACQQDAENNNVENNMNPVTNFDLARISTTSNTSIVSRDKSLEMECKIQNIQNNPPLSYYEVNSDSVICSAVSETHVSKCLSSSDENLNQPVIEHHIGFSADAGTEVTSDIKKNKKSRHRRRPKRGKQKDQSASDITEDVQMNLSDLTVEQVMEHPLWPQFIQKTGKVVHVLQTKHSCIAAGHLKLCNDRNPKWALFSPNDSRVPRMMIPISDCPQNFYHRPTDYSKVLFLGQIVEWNETSTFASGRLIRTLGSTGDVEAQTEGMLVENSVEYGEFPIEVLNCLPEGEEWSIPANEIKGRKDFRKECVFTIDPATARDMDDAVSCEVLDNGNLAVGVHIADVTYFVEPDNDLDRFAQQRATSVYLVQRVVPMLPRKLCDDLCSLNPGKDRLTFSVVWEISPTGEILQHWIGRSIIKSCIKLSYEHAQSMIENPNKVWSSTEHPEIYGGFHINDVIKRVNQLNALAVKLREQRFSNGALRLDQVKLQFTLDSETGLPSGFNVYMQKDSNKLIEEFMLLANMTVGKKIHDTFPGLALLRRHPPPQAKPMQDVVSMCEAVGVILDASSSGALHDSIAYYKGDDYMSQAKYELLMHLCSKPMKPAAYFCTGVVSDPSSFHHYALNVPIYTHFTSPIRRYPDILVHRLLGASLRYNAPPLISAAEMEKCAQHCNEKKYNAKKVSEQSAELFLSAFISELGCVHAKGMVIGVMDHSFDCLILEMGLVKRVYCDGLPLVKKHFKRSHGVSMLNLFWKDPEKPEGIEQALVIFALVDVVLSAVKDTLHLNVTLKKPIQ; this comes from the coding sequence ATGGAAAATATAAGAAGTCCTAAAAGTCTCACCAAAAGTACAAATTCTCAAAATGCTGgcgaaaataaaatctcatgtTCTGAAGCTAAAAACAAAGAGAGTGGTGCggtgaaaaagaaaactaaagcTGTATCAGAAGTTGCACCTGTTGAAGGTAGTTcaccaaagaaaaaaagtggtaaGTCTAGGGTGCGAAAGAAGAAGGTTAAGTCAgaaatcgaagaaaaaattgatttatcgGATAGATCTCAGAATGGTCTGGGTTCCAGTTCAAGTACAAGTGAAGTAATTtctaacttttcattaaaaatgaattctactGATAATATGAGGAATACTAAACAAAGTAGAAGAACGTCCTTGCCAGTCGAGCTTAGAGAACAACCTCAAAGTACACCTAATAAAAATACTCCAGATAAAAAGCCTTCCAACTTTAGATCTAAAACTCcagaatgtaaaaattttactaagccAGGAGTTAAAAAACCTAGCTCAGTCAGAAAAGGCATAAAATTTGAGCCTTATATTCCTCTTTTTCAAGTTCAACAAGGATTGAAACGTGGCGAATTTATTGAAGGAGCTTTAAGAATCAATCCAAGGAATTATGAAGATGCTTATGTCAATTCACCAGATGGAAAAATGGATATTTATATTGGTGGTATGCAAGCTAGAAACAGAGCTCTAAATGGCGATCATGTTTGTGTCCAAATTAACCAAAAACAAGAGTGGCGTGTATTATGTGATGCAATTAAAGATTACCAAGAAAAAAGTGgagaaattatttatgaaactatAGCTAAGTCAAAAACTCCAAGTCCCTGCAAAATTCATACTCCAGATAAGTTGAGATCACGTGCAGTTTCTTCAAACTCTTGGGATAGTGCTTGTGGAGAACGAATGCCAGATACTGTAGAAATTTTAGGTGTAGATAAATTAGCTCAACAATTCAGTGATATAGCATTAGGTCAAAGACCAAACTTCAAGTCTTGTGCAAACAAAAGTTCAAAATCAAAAGAAGGAAGCAGTGAAAgtgacaaaaatgtttcttcttaTATACAGTCTCAGGGATCTTCAGAAGATTGCTTGGACAAACTTTCTCCTCTAATTGGCCAGATTcatcatgatttaaataatgGGATTTTCCAGGGAAACCAAAGAGATAACAACTCTTCCAATGTTCCTGAGAATTATTCCACTTTTTCTGGTTTTCCCTCAGAGACATATCCTCCTTGTGATATGAATGATATTGGAACATTTAATTTGGAAATGCAATCAGATGAAGCTTCTAAGTCTTGGGAAGGTGATGAATCCGGATTTAACATTATAGTATCACCTGAAGATTTATTAAGTATTGATGGGAATTCATTACTGAATCATGATAACCATAGTTGGAAATGTAATGACAACCATGATAATAGTGACAGTGAAATTGGTGGTATTATAGTCCCTCCAGGTGAACTTTCTGGAGATGAATTTACTGATTCAGCAAGTGTTGACAGTACTCATAGTCAAACCTTAGATCAAGTGATAGAAGATGCTGCATTTCTCGCATGTCAACAAGATGCTGAGAACAATAATGTTGAAAACAATATGAATCCTGTGACAAATTTTGATTTGGCGAGAATATCGACCACTTCTAATACATCCATTGTATCTAGAGACAAGTCACTGGAAATGgaatgtaaaatacaaaatatacaaaataatccACCTCTGTCATACTATGAAGTTAATTCTGATTCTGTGATTTGCTCTGCTGTTTCAGAAACACATGTTTCTAAATGTTTAAGTAGCTCAGATGAAAACTTAAACCAGCCTGTTATTGAGCATCATATTGGTTTCAGTGCTGATGCAGGTACAGAAGTGACTTcagatattaaaaagaataaaaaatcaagaCATCGAAGACGGCCTAAACGTGGAAAACAAAAAGATCAATCAGCGTCTGACATAACTGAGGATGTACAAATGAACTTGAGTGATCTTACTGTTGAACAAGTTATGGAACATCCCTTGTGGCCTCAGTTTATTCAGAAGACAGGAAAAGTTGTTCATGTCTTACAGACGAAACATTCTTGTATAGCAGCTGGTCATTTGAAGCTATGTAATGACAGAAATCCCAAGTGGGCCTTGTTTTCACCAAATGATAGTCGTGTTCCTAGAATGATGATTCCTATTTCTGACTGTCCTCAAAACTTTTATCATCGACCAACTGATTATTCTAAAGTCTTGTTCTTGGGTCAGATTGTTGAATGGAACGAAACATCGACATTTGCTTCTGGTCGCTTAATAAGAACTCTTGGGAGTACTGGTGATGTTGAGGCTCAAACTGAAGGTATGCTAGTTGAAAATTCTGTTGAGTATGGAGAATTTCCAATTGAAGTTTTGAATTGTCTTCCTGAGGGAGAGGAATGGTCTATTCCTGCTAATGAGATAAAAGGCAGAAAAGATTTTCGCAAAGAATGTGTGTTTACTATCGATCCTGCTACAGCTCGTGACATGGACGATGCAGTTTCCTGTGAAGTTTTAGATAATGGTAACTTGGCGGTTGGTGTACATATTGCAGATGTAACATATTTCGTTGAGCCAGATAATGACTTGGACAGGTTTGCCCAACAAAGAGCTACGAGCGTCTACCTTGTACAAAGAGTTGTGCCAATGTTACCCCGCAAACTCTGTGATGATTTGTGCAGCTTGAATCCCGGTAAAGATCGGTTAACATTCTCTGTAGTGTGGGAGATTTCACCTACTGGAGAAATACTTCAACACTGGATAGGGCGATCCATAATTAAATCatgcataaaattaagttatgaacATGCACAAAGCATGATAGAAAATCCCAATAAAGTTTGGTCTTCTACAGAACACCCAGAAATTTATGGCGGCTTTCATATAAATGATGTAATAAAACGAGTGAATCAGCTCAATGCCTTAGCTGTGAAATTGAGAGAACAACGATTCTCTAATGGTGCATTGAGACTAGATCAAGTGAAATTGCAGTTCACATTAGATTCAGAAACTGGTTTGCCATCTGGTTTCAATGTTTATATGCAGAAAGACAGCAATAAACTTATAGAAGAGTTTATGTTGTTGGCAAATATGACagtagggaaaaaaatacatgataCATTTCCTGGACTTGCTTTATTGCGTCGTCATCCTCCTCCGCAAGCAAAACCAATGCAAGATGTTGTGTCTATGTGTGAAGCTGTTGGCGTTATTCTTGATGCTAGCAGTAGTGGTGCACTTCATGATTCAATTGCTTATTATAAAGGAGATGATTACATGTCTCAAGCCAAATACGAATTATTAATGCACTTATGTTCTAAGCCAATGAAACCAGCTGCTTATTTCTGCACAGGCGTTGTATCAGACCCTTCTAGTTTCCATCACTATGCTCTTAACGTTCCAATTTACACACATTTCACTTCTCCAATCAGGCGTTACCCTGATATACTGGTGCACAGGCTGTTGGGAGCTTCGCTTCGATACAATGCTCCACCCCTAATCAGCGCTGCGGAAATGGAGAAATGTGCACAACactgcaatgaaaaaaaatacaatgctaAAAAGGTTAGTGAACAGAGTGCTGAACTATTCCTTAGTGCTTTTATCAGTGAGTTAGGTTGTGTGCATGCAAAGGGTATGGTGATAGGTGTTATGGATCATTCTTTTGACTGCCTGATTTTAGAGATGGGCTTGGTTAAAAGAGTTTATTGTGATGGCTTACCCCtggtgaaaaaacattttaaaagatcgCATGGAGTGTCTATGCTGAACTTGTTTTGGAAAGATCCTGAAAAGCCAGAAGGAATAGAGCAGGCACTTGTTATTTTTGCTCTTGTTGATGTAGTACTCTCTGCTGTTAAAGATACCTTGCACCTTAATGTAACGCTGAAAAAGCCTATTCAATGA